The Streptomyces sp. DG1A-41 genomic sequence CAGATGCTCGCGTCCACTGTGCAGTTCTCAAACAACGACCAGCCACCCATCACCCCGGGACAACATCCCGAGTTCACTGGGGCCGGCGCCGAGGAAAAATCCATTCCCTCAGACACCCAACAGCGTGCCCGGCCAGCTCCCGCCCGGAGATCGTGCGTTCCACGCTCTTACGAGCAGTACTAGCAGCCTCCGACCCGAGGTCCTGGCCGAGTAGTCAACGTTCCACCCATGAGCAACCAGCATCAGACACTCGCTGATGTACTGGCCTCTGACCTCACCCCGAAGGGATCGGTGAGAAGTGCTCCTTAGAAAGGAGGTGATCCAGCCGCACCTTCCGGTACGGCTACCTTGTTACGACTTCGTCCCAATCGCCAGTCCCACCTTCGACAGCTCCCTCCCCACAAGGAGGTTGGGCCACCGGCTTCGGGTGTTACCGACTTTCGTGACGTGACGGGCGGTGTGTACAAGGCCCGGGAACGTATTCACCGCAGCAATGCTGATCTGCGATTACTAGCGACTCCGACTTCATGGGGTCGAGTTGCAGACCCCAATCCGAACTGAGACCGGCTTTTTGAGATTCGCTCCACCTCGCGGTATCGCAGCTCATTGTACCGGCCATTGTAGCACGTGTGCAGCCCAAGACATAAGGGGCATGATGACTTGACGTCGTCCCCACCTTCCTCCGAGTTGACCCCGGCGGTCTCCCGTGAGTCCCCAGCACCACAAGGGCCTGCTGGCAACACGGGACAAGGGTTGCGCTCGTTGCGGGACTTAACCCAACATCTCACGACACGAGCTGACGACAGCCATGCACCACCTGTACACCGACCACAAGGGGGACCCTGTCTCCAGGGTTTTCCGGTGTATGTCAAGCCTTGGTAAGGTTCTTCGCGTTGCGTCGAATTAAGCCACATGCTCCGCCGCTTGTGCGGGCCCCCGTCAATTCCTTTGAGTTTTAGCCTTGCGGCCGTACTCCCCAGGCGGGGCACTTAATGCGTTAGCTGCGGCACGGACAACGTGGAATGTTGCCCACACCTAGTGCCCACCGTTTACGGCGTGGACTACCAGGGTATCTAATCCTGTTCGCTCCCCACGCTTTCGCTCCTCAGCGTCAGTATCGGCCCAGAGATCCGCCTTCGCCACCGGTGTTCCTCCTGATATCTGCGCATTTCACCGCTACACCAGGAATTCCGATCTCCCCTACCGAACTCTAGCCTGCCCGTATCGACTGCAGACCCGGGGTTAAGCCCCGGGCTTTCACAACCGACGTGACAAGCCGCCTACGAGCTCTTTACGCCCAATAATTCCGGACAACGCTCGCGCCCTACGTATTACCGCGGCTGCTGGCACGTAGTTCAGCCGGCGCTTCTTCTGCAGGTACCGTCACTTTCGCTTCTTCCCTGCTGAAAGAGGTTTACAACCCGAAGGCCGTCATCCCTCACGCGGCGTCGCTGCATCAGGCTTTCGCCCATTGTGCAATATTCCCCACTGCTGCCTCCCGTAGGAGTCTGGGCCGTGTCTCAGTCCCAGTGTGGCCGGTCGCCCTCTCAGGCCGGCTACCCGTCGTCGCCTTGGTGAGCCGTTACCTCACCAACAAGCTGATAGGCCGCGGGCTCATCCTGCACCGCCGGAGCTTTACAGCCCCCACCATGCGATGGAGACTCATATCCGGTATTAGACCCCGTTTCCAGGGCTTGTCCCAGAGTGCAGGGCAGATTGCCCACGTGTTACTCACCCGTTCGCCACTAATCCCCACCGAAGTGGTTCATCGTTCGACTTGCATGTGTTAAGCACGCCGCCAGCGTTCGTCCTGAGCCAGGATCAAACTCTCCGTGAATGTGTACCGGTAATCCGGTCGACACCACGAGAGCGGAACAGTCGGAGGAATAATCCGACCGTTCACAGCGTCCTCGCTGTGTTTTTTCAAAGGAACCTCGCCCCAGCAGATGCTGGAGACGGGGTATCAACATATCTGGCGTTGACTTTTGGCACGCTGTTGAGTTCTCAAGGAACGGTCGCTTCCTTTGTACTCACCCTCTCGGGCTTTCCTCCGGGCGCTTCCCTTCGGTCTTGCGTTTCCGACTCTATCAGATCCTTTTCCCGATCCGATTTCCTCGGTGCTTTCCAGGTTCCCGCTTCCGCGTTTCCCTTTCCGGCGCTTCCGACTTTACCAGAGTTTCGGGCCGGACTGACCGGCCACTCATTTCCGATTTATCGGGAGGGGCTTCAATGAAATCAGCGATTCATGAAGCGGACAGATGCTCACAGTCGCCGATCTGGGGCCAAACCCCATGTCCAGGCAACTGTTCGAATCTACCTCCCCGCAGTGGCCGTGTCAACGGCTCCTGTGGGGCGAAGAGGAGACTAGCAGCTGAACGGACGTGGTCGCACATCCGGCTGCCGCAGGGCCCTTCAGGCAGCTGTCGGCACGGTGGCGCTGCGTTCCGCTGCCTCGACGTCGCCGGTCTCGCCGGCGCGGGCGGCACGGCCGCCCAAAACGTAGACGTAGGCGAGGAAGGCCGCTTCGGCGACGACTCCGATGGTGATGCGGGCCCAGGTGGGGAGGCCGGACGGGGTGACGAAGCCTTCGATGGCCCCGGAGACGAAGAGGACCAGGGCCAAGCCGATGGCCATGCCGATCGCGGCACGGCCCTCTTCCGCGAGAGCTGTGCGTCGTGTGCGGGGCCCCGGGTCGATAAGAGTCCAGCCGAGGCGCAGGCCGGTGCCGGCGGCCACGAAGACGGCGGTCAGTTCGAGCAGGCCGTGCGGGAGGACCAGCCCGAGGAACGTGTCGAGGCGGCCGGCCGAGGACATCAGGCCGACGCCGATGCCCAGGTTGAGCATGTTCTGGAAGAGGATCCAGAGGACCGGGAGTCCCAGGAAGACACCCAGGATGAGGCACAGGGCTGCGGCCCAGGCGTTGTTCGTCCAGACCTGGGCGGCGAAGCTGGCAGCCGGGTGGCTGGAGTAGTACGTCTCGTACTGGCCGCCGGGGCGAGTGAGCTCGCGCAGTTCGCTGGGGGCCGCGATGGAGGCCTGTACTTCGGGGTGGGTGCCGATCCACCAGCCCAGGAGGCCTGCCACGGCCGTGGACAGGAGTGCGGTGGGTACCCACCAGTGGCGTGACTTGTAGACGGCGGCGGGGAAGCCGTGGGCGAGGAAGCGGGTGACGTCGCGCCAGGTGGCGCGTCGGGTGCCTGTCACGGCACTACGCGCGCGTGCCACGAGTTGGCTGAGCCTGCCGGTCAGCTGGGGGTCGGGGGCGCTGGACTGGATCAGGGAGAGGTGCGTGGCCGTGCGTTGGTAGAGAGTGACGAGTTCGTCGGCTTCGGCACCGCTGAGGCGGCGCTGGCGGCGGAGCAGAGCTTCGAGGCGGTCCCACTCCGCTCGGTGGGCGGAGACGAAGACGTCGAGGTCCATCGGTGTGCCTGCTCCTCGGCTGTTCGTCGGCGGCTCGTCGTGGATCAGCTTGTCGTACTGCGGCGCGATGCGCCCTCAGCTTGGCAGACTGGCCCTGTCGGGGGCAGGGCAGGGGAAGGACGGCGGGCGTGAGTGAGCTGGTGACGGGCGAGGCGGTGGCGCTGGAGCTGCGCCCCGCGAGGTTGCCCAGCAGGGCGCTGGCCGTGTTGCTGGATCTTGTGGTGGCCGTGGCCGTCTACGTCGCGGTGACCATCGCGATCGTGGTTTCCACCGCCTCGCTGGACGAGGCGGCGCAGACGGCACTGTCGATCGCGACGTTCGTTCTCGTGCTGGTGGGCGGGCCGATAGCGGTGGAGACGCTCAGTCATGGGCGCTCGCTCGGGAAGATGGCGTGCGGTCTGCGCGTGGTGCGGGACGACGGGGGGCCGATCCGGTTCCGCCATGCGTTGGTGAGGGGCTTGATCGGGGTGATCGAGATCCTCATGACCTTCGGGGTCGTCGCCTGTATCGCCTCGTTCGTGTCGGCGCGTGGGCGCCGGCTGGGGGATGTGTTCGCGGGGACTCTCGTCGTGCGGGAGCGGACTCCGGTCGCGCGGACTGGGTTCGTGCCGCCTCCCCCGCCCTGGCTGGCGGGGCGGTTCTCGGGGCTCGATCTGTCTGCGGTGCCCGACGGGTTGTGGCTCGCCGTCCGTCAGTATCTGACGCGCGTGCAGCAGCTGGATCCGCAGGTGGGCTGGTCCATGGGGGAGCGGCTGGCGTCGGATCTCGCCGAGCGGACGGGGGTTCCGGTGCCGCAGGGTGTTCCGCCGGCGGCGTATCTGGCGGCGGTCGTGCATGAACGGCAGTCGCGGGAGGCTCGGCGGGCTTTCGGGAGCGGGTCGGCCTCGTCGGCCGCTCGGGCTGCCTACTGGGCTCCAGCCAGTGAGACCGCTCCGGCTGCGGGCGCGGCGCCCGCTGTGTACGGACCGTCGGCTTCGCCGCCTGGTGCCGCGTCCGAGCCGTCCGGCGGGGTTCGGCCCGCGGAGGCGCATGAGGTGCCCGCGGGCGATCGTCCTGGGACCGGGTTCGTGCCGCCGGCGTAGTGGAGGTCGGGGCTGCACGCTCGGAGGGGGTTGCCCTCAGGGAAACACCGACGGCGGTGATTCGAGGTCCTCGAGCTCGATGCCGGGGGCCGCGAGCACCACGTCGCCGGCGATGTGCACGGAGTGCTGCTCGCCCGTGTCCAGGGCTGTGACCTGGTATTCGTCCACGGTCAGGGGGCCGTTGTCAGTGGCGTGTGCTTCTCTTTTCAGCAAGGTCCACGACTGGTCGACGGTGCGCGGGGCGAGGACCGGGTCCGTGAAGGCGACGAGGCGTACGCGGGTGCCTGCTGAGGAGGGAGTGAGGCGTAGGAGACGGGTGGTGGCGACGAGGAATGCCGGGGAGGCGCCGGTGAAGGCGTGGGCGCGCACATTGCCTTCGGTGGCCTCGGTTCCGGAGGGGTCGGTGCGGACCCAGGTGACGCCGTCGAGGGCGGCGCCGCGGACCTGCCAGGCGGCGGTGTGGAGTTCGAGGCGGATGGGGCGGCCGAGTTCGTCGAGGGTGAGGTCGACGGAGCCGTGGTGATCGCCCGGGGGGGTGGTCAGCTGGGAGACGTAACGCCAGCCGGAGGGGCCGATGGCGCAGTGGAAGTGCTCTTCTGCGAGGGGGGTGTGATCGTGCGGATCGTGGAGCGAATATCGGCCGCGGGGCATGGTGGTCCTGGGTCTTGACGGGCTGGGCCGGTCGCTGGTCCGTCAAACGGGGCAGGCCCCCGGCACGGGGGTGCGGGGGCCTGCCTCGGAGGACCTGAGCTGCTGCCGTGGAGCGCGTCAGTGCACGGACGTGCTCACCGGGCTGCGGTGTGGGCTCGGCAGCGCTGTTCTGCTCGGCTCAGTAGCGGTAGTGGTCCGGCTTGTACGGGCCCTCGACCTCCACGCCGATGTACTCGGCCTGCTCGGGGCGGAGCGTGGTGAGCTTCACGCCGAGCGCGTCGAGGTGGAGGCGGGCGACCTTCTCGTCGAGGTGCTTGGGCAGCACGTAGACGCCGGTCGGGTACTCGTCGGGCTTGGTGAACAGCTCGATCTGGGCCAGGGTCTGGTCCGCGAAGGAGTTGGACATCACGAACGACGGGTGGCCGGTGGCGTTGCCCAGGTTCAGCAGGCGGCCCTCGGAGAGGACGATGATCACCTTGCCGTCGGGGAAGGTCCAGGTGTGGACCTGCGGCTTGATCTCGTCCTTGACGATGCCGGGGATCTTCGCGAGGCCGGCCATGTCGATCTCGTTGTCGAAGTGGCCGATGTTGCCGACGATTGCCTGGTGCTTCATCTTGGCCATGTCGCCGGCGATGATGATGTCCTTGTTGCCGGTCGTGGTGATGAAGATGTCGGCCTTGTCGATGACCTCGTCGAGGGTCGTGACCTGGTAGCCGTCCATCGCGGCCTGGAGGGCGCAGATCGGGTCGATCTCGGTGACGATCACGCGGGCGCCCTGTCCGCGCAGGGACTCCGCGCAGCCCTTGCCCACGTCGCCGTAGCCGCAGACGACCGCGGTCTTGCCGCCGATGAGGACGTCGGTGGCGCGGTTGATGCCGTCGACGAGCGAGTGGCGGCAGCCGTACTTGTTGTCGAACTTCGACTTGGTGACGGCGTCGTTGACGTTGATCGCCGGGAACAGGAGGGTGCCGTCGCGCTGCATCTCGTACAGGCGGTGGACGCCGGTCGTGGTCTCCTCGGTCACGCCGCGGATCTCGGAGGCCAGCTGGGTCCACTTCTGCGAGCCGTCCGTGATGGTGCGGTGCAGGAGTTCGAGGATGACGCGGTGCTCGTCGGACTCGGCGGTGTCGACGTCCGGGACCTTGCCGTCCTTCTCGTACTCGACTCCCTTGTGGACGAGGAGGGTGGCGTCACCGCCGTCGTCCAGGATCATGTTCGGGCCGCCGGTGGGGCTGTCCGGCCAGGTCAGCGCCTGCTCCGTGCACCACCAGTACTCCTCCAGGGTCTCGCCCTTCCAGGCGAAGACCGGGACGCCCTGCGGGTTGTCGGGCGTGCCGTTCGGGCCTACGGCGATGGCGGCCGCGGCGTGGTCCTGGGTGGAGAAGATGTTGCAGGAGGCCCAGCGGACCCGGGCGCCGAGGGCGACCAGGGTCTCGATGAGCACGGCGGTCTGCACGGTCATGTGCAGGGAGCCGGTGACGCGGGCGCCGGCCAGGGGCTGCGCCTCGGCGTACTCCTTGCGGATCGCCATCAGGCCGGGCATCTCGTGCTCGGCGAGGGTGATCTCCTTGCGGCCGAACTCGGCCAGGGAGAGGTCGGCGACCTTGAAGTCCTGTCGGTTTTCGACAGTCGTCATTGAGAGCTGCTCCTCGGGATTGGGTCGAGGTGGGTACGGCTGGTCTGCGCGGCGGCGGACACAGGGGTGCCCGAAAGAGGACACAGGCATGCCCGCGTGCGCGCAGCGCAGTCCGTCGGAGGCCCTCTCTCCCTCGGCCGGTCCGCGGTGGGACCGCCCGACCGCCATCAGCAGCGACGTCTGGCTCCGTCCCAAGCTACACCGGGGGCGCCTGCGATCCCCAGTCCGCAGGCAAACACATCGAGCCGATCCCGTAACGGCCGGGGGTGGGACTGTCGGTGAGGTGTGGGGGCGAGGGAAGGCCGCGGGGCCCGCCGAGTGGGTCGGCGGGCCCCGCGGCCGGAGGAGACGTAGGGGGTGTCAGTGGTCGGTGGAGTGCGGGGTGGGGCCGCCGGGGCTTGCGTCGGGGTCGGAGCCCTTGGCGGCTTCGGCCTGGCTGTAGATGTCCGGCTCGAGGTAGATCACGCGGGCGATCGGGACGGCTTCGCGGATGCGGGACTCGGCGGCGTCGATGGCGGCGGCGATCTCCGTGGCCGTCTCCTCGTGGTGGACGGCGATCTTGGCGGCGACGAGCAGTTCCTCGGGGCCGAGGTGGAGCGTGCGCATGTGGATGATGCGGGTGACCGTGTCACCGTCGACGAGGGCGGCCTCGATCTTCTGGGTCTCCTCGACGCCGGCGGACTCGCCGAGCAGCAGCGACTTGGTCTCGGCGGCGAGGACCAGGGCGATCAGGATGAGCAGGATGCCGATGCAGAGGGTGCCGATGCCGTCCCAGACGCTGTCGCCGGTGAGCAGGGCGAGGCCGACGCCGCCGAGCGCGAGGAACAGGCCGACGAGGGCGCCGAGGTCCTCCAGGAGGACGACCGGGAGCTCGGGGGCCTTGGCGTGGCGGACGAACTCCTTCCAGGAGCGCTGGCCCCGCAGGACGTTGGACTCCTTGATGGCCGTGCGGAAGGAGAAGGTCTCGGCGATGATCGCGAAGACCAGGACGCCGACCGGCCAGTACCAGTGCGTCAGCTCGTGCGGGTGCTTGATCTTCTCGTAACCCTCGTAGAGGGCGAACATGCCGCCGACCGAGAAGAGGACGATGGAGACGAGGAAGGCGTAGATGTAGCGCTCGCGGCCGTAGCCGAAGGGGTGTTGCGGGGTGGCCTCGCGCTTCGCCTTCTTGCCGCCGACAAGCAGCAGTGCCTGGTTGCCGGAGTCTGCGACCGAGTGCACGGACTCGGCGAGCATCGACGACGAGCCGCTGAAGAGGAACGCCACGAACTTCGCTACCGCGATCGCGAGGTTGGCGACCAGTGCCGCCACGATCGCCTTGGTGCCGCCTGACGCGCTCATATGTTCGCGTTGTCCCTTCGTACGCCGTTCCAGGGCCGGGATGCCGCCTTGGTGCGGCACCCGTGGCTTTGCCCGTGCTTGACGGTGGGCCATTGTTGCAGCCCGCTCGGGCCGCGGTGCTTCAGGTCACCAGCACGGGGGGCATCGAAACGGTCAGGCGACGACGGTGGCCCGGAAGAGCGTGCCGGTTCCTGACACTTCGGCCTTTTCGCCGGCCGGGACGAAGACGGACCGGCCGGGGGTCAGGTCGTGTTCACCCGCCCGGACCGTACCGGCGGTGCAGAGCAGGATCTGCGGGGTCGCGCGGGTGAGGTCGTGGGCGCTGCCGGCTTCGGGGAGGACGTAGCGGGACAGGCGGAACTCGTCGATCGGGGTCTCGTAGACCTCCTCGCCGTCCGGGGAGGCCTCGGGGCGCAGGACGCCGGGGTCGCTGGGCCGGAAGCGGACGATGCGCAGGAGCTCGGGGACGTCGACGTGCTTGGGGGTCAGGCCGCAGCGCAGGACGTTGTCGGAGTTGGCCATGATCTCGACGCCGAGGCCGTTCAGGTAGGCGTGCGGGACGCCGGCGCCCAGGTAGAGGGCCTCGCCGGGCTGGAGCCGGACGTGGTTCAGCAGCATCGCGGCGATGACTCCGGGGTCGCCCGGGTAGTGGTGGGCGATGTCGGCGTAGGGGGCGTAGGTGCCACCGAGGCGGGTGCAGGCGGCGGCCGCCTCCGCCACGGTTCGGGACATCTCCTCGGGGTCGGCGGTGAGGATCGCCGTGAGGACCTCGCGCAGGGCGGCGGCCTCGGGGTGGGCGTGCAGCAGGTCGACGTACGGCTTGAGAGAGTCGACGCCGAGGTCGTCGAGCAGGCCGGCGGCCTCCAGCGGGTCGCGGAAGCCGCACAGGCCGTCGAACTCGGTGAGGGCGCAGATCAGTTCGGGCTTGTGGTTGGCGTCCTTGTAGTTGCGGTGCGGGGCGTCCGCGGGGATACCGCGGCGCTCCTCGTCCGCGTAGCCCTCCTTGGCCTGCTCCAGGTCGGGGTGGACCTGGAGGGAGAGGGGGGCGCCCGCGGCGAGGATCTTGAGGAGGAAGGGCAAGCGGGGGCCGAACTTGGCGACGGCGGCCGGTCCGAGTTCCTTTTCGGGGTCGGCGTCGATGACCTCGACGAGCGTGCCCCGGTCGGTGCGTGAGGGTGCGCCGGGGTGGGCGCCCATCCACAGCTCCGCCTGCGGCTCGCCGGTCGGTTCGGTGCCGAGCAGGTGCGGGATGGCGGTGGGGGAACCCCAGGCGTAGGGGCGGATGGTGTTGTCGAGGCGGTCCATGGGGGTCTCTCTGGGTGTTCGGGCGTGCGGGCGCGTCAGGGTGTCTGGGGAATGATCAGGCCCTCGAAGCGAGCGCCAGGTAAACCGCGGCGAAATCCGTGATGGCGATCAGTTCCGCGAGGGTCTCGAGTTCGCCGCCCGCCTCCGGTTCCAGTTCGCTGATCGGCGTGTCGTGGCTGAGGGCCAGGTCGCGGGCGCCGGGGGCGGCGGTGAGGCCGCCGATGGGGCGGTCGCGCAGGAGCACCACGCGCGCGTGCAGGGCGGGTGGTTCCTCGACGCGGTCGCGGAAGAAGTCGTCGGGGTTGGCGCTGGCGGCCAGGGGGCCGGCGAGCAGGGCGCTGTGTGCGGCGAGAGCCTCGGGGAGCTCGGCGACGACCGCGGGGGTGCCGGAGAGTTCGGCGAGCGCGGCGGCGAAACGGCGGCCCGCCGGGCCGGCCGAGGTGCCCTCGGTCCAGACGATCGGGAGCGCGTCGGCGAGTTCGGCGGCGAGGGTCTTGGCGGGGTTGCTGTAGGTGGCGATGGCGGGGCCGCAGCGTTCGGCGACGGCGTCGAGGCGGTCGGCGACCTTGCCGAGGGCGTCCGGCGGGGCGGCGAGGACTCCCGTACGGTCCAGCAGCGCGAGCAGTGGGGTGAGCAGCGCCCACAGAACGCCGGGGGCGGAGGCGGCGAGGGGCTCGTCCTGGTCGTACGGGGCGGTCGCCATGGGGACGAACAGGCCGTGCGAGCCGTTCACCGCGTCGGCGAGCGGGGAGCGGCTGGGGGCTACGGCGACGGCGTTGCAGCCGCGGCGGTAGGCCTGCTCGGCGAGGAGGGACAGGCCCGGTTCGGTGCCGTCCGGGGTGGTGATCAGGAGGAGGTCGACGGAGCCGACCCAGCCGGGCAGCTCCCAGCGCAGGGCGCCCGCGGCGGGGGCGACGCCGGTGGGGGCCAGCCGCGTGACCGGGCTGCCGGCGCCGGCGAGGGTGCCGATGAGGTCGGCGGCGTGGGTGGCGGCGGCGCCCGGGCCGGCGATGAGGACGGCGCGTGGGCGGCCGTCGGGCTTGAGGTCGTTGATGCCGGCCTCGGCGGAGTGGCGGGCGGCCGTGCGGACGCGGGCGCCGGCTTCTGCGGCGCCGCGGAGCAGCCCGCGGTGATCGGCCTCGGAGAGGCCCTCCGGGGAGTCGAGCAGCGATTCGTCGAGCATGGGCGGCTGCCTCCGATGGCCGGGGTCCGTTCGGGCCCCGTATTTGGGGGTGTCCTACGTCGGTGCCCGTTGTGCCGGGGGGCTATGTGCACCGGGGGTTCACGCGAGTGTGTCTGCCCGGGCGGGGGCTACGCGGGGCGGCGGGCCTCGTCGACCAGGAGGACGGGGATGCCGTCGCGGACGGGGTAGGCCAGGCCGCAGTTCTGGTCGGTGCAGAGCAATTCGGTGTCCTGCTCCTTGAGGGGGGCGTGGCAGGCCGGGCAGGCGAGGATTTCGAGGAGGCCGGCTTCGAGTGCCATGCGGGGTCCCTTCGGGATTGGACGGGGTGGGCGTTGGTGCTGGGGGTGGTGCGGATGTGCCTGGTCAGGGTACCGCCGGTGGGGGTGGTTGGTAGGTGCGATGGGTGGGTGGGTGGTGAAGGGGCTCCACCCCTTTGACCCCGGGCTTCGCCCCCTGGCCCCCTGGGCCTGTGCCCACCCGCCGCACGAAGCGGTCGGACAAGAGGCTGGACTCGCCGACCCGTCAGGCCCTGATGATCGCCAGTGCCTCGTCCCTCACCCTGGCCATCGTCTCCGGGTCCCTCGCCTCCGCGTTCAGGCGGAGCAGTGGCTCCGTGTTGGAGGGGCGGACGTTGAACCACCAGTCGGTGGCGGAGACGGTCAGGCCGTCCAGGTCGTCGAGGGTGATGCCCTCGCGGCCCTCGTACGCGGAGCGGATCGCGGCGAGGCGGGCCGACTGGTCGGTGACCGTGGAGTTGATCTCGCCGGAGCCGGCGTAACGGTCGTACTGGGCGACGAGGGCGGAGAGCGGTCCCGACTGGCCGCCGAGGGCCGCCAGGACGTGGAGGGCGGCCAGCATGCCCGTGTCGGCGTTCCAGAAGTCGCGGAAGTAGTAGTGCGCGGAGTGTTCGCCGCCGAAGATCGCGCCCGACCGCGCCATTTCCGCCTTGATGAAGGAGTGGCCCACGCGAGTGCGGACCGGGGTGCCGCCGTTCTCCGCGACGACCTCGGGGACCGACCAGGACGTGATCAGGTTGTGGATGATCGTGCCCTTGCCGCCGTGCCTGGCCAGTTCGCGGGAGGCGACCAGGGCGGTGATCGCCGACGGGGAGACCGGCTCGCCTTGCTCGTCGACGACGAAGCAGCGGTCGGCGTCGCCGTCGAAGGCGAGGCCGAGGTCGGCGCCCTCCTCGCGGACGCGCTTCTGGAGGTCGACGAGGTTGGCGGGGTCGAGGGGGTTGGCCTCGTGGTTGGGGAAGGTGCCGTCAAGTTCGAAGTACATCGGGACGAGCGTCAGGGGCAGGCCGGCGAAGACCTCGGGGACCGTGTGGCCGCCCATGCCGTTGCCCGCGTCGACGACGACCTTCAGGGGGCGGATGGAGGTCAGGTCGACCAGGGAGCGCAGGTACGCCGCGTAGTCCGACAACGTGTCGCGTCCGGTGATGGTTCCGGGCGTCGCGGCGGGCTCGGGGGCGCCCGACTCGCTCCAGCGCTCGACCAGTTCGCGGATCTCGGCGAGGCCGGTGTCCTGGCCGACCGGGGCGGCTCCCATGCGGCACATCTTGATGCCGTTGTACTGCGCCGGGTTGTGGGAGGCGGTGAACATGGCGCCCGGCAGGTTCAGCGCGCCGGAGGCGTAGTAGAGCTGGTCCGTCGAGCACAGGCCGATCTCCGTCACGTCGGCGCCCAGCGCCGCCGCCCCGCGCGCGAAGGCACGCGACAGGCCCGGTGAGGAGGGCCGCATGTCGTGCCCGGTCGCGATGGCGCTCGCGCCGGTGACCCGCACGAAGGCCGCTCCGAAGAGCTCGGCCAGGGACTCGTCCCACTGGTCGGGGACGACCCCGCGTACGTCGTACGCCTTCACGACCTGCGACAGATCAGCAGCCACGGCCAACCTTCCTGAAAAAGTACTGTCGGTCCGCACAAACTACCCCCGCCCGCTGACAGCGCGCTGTGCGGACGCCCAGTGGACGCCCGGACGTCATCTCTTGTCAGGGCAGCATCCAGCCCAGGACGGGTGTGCTCTGGCCGACCACGATCAGGCACATCACCAGCAGCAGGCCCAGGCTCCACGGCAGTACCCTGCGCAGCAAGTCGCCCTCGCGGCCCGCGAGTCCGACGGCCGCGCAGGCGATGGTGAGGTTCTGCGGGGAGATCATCTTGCCCAGGACGCCGCCGGAGCTGTTGGCGGCGGCCAGGAGGTCGGGCGACAGTCCCGACTCGCGGGCGGCGGTCACCTGGAGGGCGCCGAAGAGCGCGTTGGCCGAGGTGTCCGATCCGGTCACGGCGACGCCGAACCAGCCGAGGACGGGCGACAGGAAGGCGAGACCGGCTCCGGCCGCCGCCACGAAGTGGCCGATGGTCGCCGCCTGGCCGGAGAGGTTCATGACGTACGCGAGCCCCAGGACGGACGTCACCGTCAGGATCGCGAAGCGCAGCTCGTGGACCGTCGCGAGCCACTCCTTCACCGCCACCCGCGCGTGCACCCCGATGACGGCGGCCGTGCAGATGCCGGCGAGCAGCACGAGCGTGCCGCCGGTCGACACGATCGGCCAGGTGAAGACGTTGCCGCCGACCGGTTCGCCGTCGGAGCCGAGCACGTTCAACAAGGGCCAGTCGTAGGTCTGGGTGGCCTTGTCCAGCCAGT encodes the following:
- a CDS encoding phosphomannomutase/phosphoglucomutase, producing MAADLSQVVKAYDVRGVVPDQWDESLAELFGAAFVRVTGASAIATGHDMRPSSPGLSRAFARGAAALGADVTEIGLCSTDQLYYASGALNLPGAMFTASHNPAQYNGIKMCRMGAAPVGQDTGLAEIRELVERWSESGAPEPAATPGTITGRDTLSDYAAYLRSLVDLTSIRPLKVVVDAGNGMGGHTVPEVFAGLPLTLVPMYFELDGTFPNHEANPLDPANLVDLQKRVREEGADLGLAFDGDADRCFVVDEQGEPVSPSAITALVASRELARHGGKGTIIHNLITSWSVPEVVAENGGTPVRTRVGHSFIKAEMARSGAIFGGEHSAHYYFRDFWNADTGMLAALHVLAALGGQSGPLSALVAQYDRYAGSGEINSTVTDQSARLAAIRSAYEGREGITLDDLDGLTVSATDWWFNVRPSNTEPLLRLNAEARDPETMARVRDEALAIIRA